In the genome of Girardinichthys multiradiatus isolate DD_20200921_A chromosome 7, DD_fGirMul_XY1, whole genome shotgun sequence, one region contains:
- the tra2b gene encoding transformer-2 protein homolog beta isoform X1: MSDNDKGRESRSASRSASPRGSGKTASRSPPRSPARSKDGSHHSRSKSWSRSRSGSHSHRGSRKHYSHSRSRSRSYRRKSHSRSYSGERRHRSFSHSPMSNRRRHIGNRANPDPNACLGVFGLSLYTTERDLRDVFSKYGPLADVCIVYDQQSRRSRGFAFVYFENKDDAKEAKDRANGMELDGRRIRVDFSITKRPHTPTPGIYMGRPTYGGGGPGGPRRNSRDYDRGYDRGYDRGGYDRYDDRDYYRSYRRRSPSPYYRGAYRSRSRSRSYSPRRY, translated from the exons ATGAGCGACAACGACAAAGGCCGG GAGTCTCGCTCCGCTTCCAGGAGCGCGAGTCCCCGGGGCTCTGGGAAGACGGCAAGCCGCTCCCCACCTCGTTCGCCGGCCCGTTCAAAAGATGGATCCCACCATTCCCGCTCTAAATCCTGGTCTCGCTCCAGGTCAGG CTCCCATTCTCATCGTGGCTCTCGCAAGCACTACAGCCATTCCCGGTCCCGCTCCAGGTCCTACCGGCGCAAATCTCACAGCAGATCCTACAGTGGAGAGCGCCGGCACAGAAGcttcagtcattcacccatgtCTAATCGGCGAAGGCACATTGGCAATCGG GCTAATCCAGATCCAAATGCATGCCTGGGAGTGTTTGGCCTGAGCCTGTACACCACAGAGAGGGACCTGAGGGACGTCTTCTCTAAATATGGGCCCCTGGCAGATGTTTGCATCGTGTATGACCAGCAGTCGAGGCGCTCCAGGGGCTTTGCTTTTGTTTACTTTGAGAACAAAGATGATGCTAAAGAG GCAAAGGACCGAGCTAATGGCATGGAGCTGGATGGTCGCAGAATCCGTGTGGATTTCTCCATCACAAAGAGACCTCACACCCCAACCCCGGGAATCTACATGGGGCGACCCACATA TGGCGGAGGCGGTCCCGGTGGACCACGGCGCAATTCACGTGACTACGACCGTGGATATGACCGCGGATACGATAGAGGCGGATATGATCGTTATGACGACAGGGATTACTACAGATCATACAG acGAAGGTCACCTTCACCCTACTACAGAGGAGCATACAGATCCCGGTCAAGATCCCGGTCCTATTCTCCTC GTCGATATTGA
- the tra2b gene encoding transformer-2 protein homolog beta isoform X2 — translation MSNRRRHIGNRANPDPNACLGVFGLSLYTTERDLRDVFSKYGPLADVCIVYDQQSRRSRGFAFVYFENKDDAKEAKDRANGMELDGRRIRVDFSITKRPHTPTPGIYMGRPTYGGGGPGGPRRNSRDYDRGYDRGYDRGGYDRYDDRDYYRSYRRRSPSPYYRGAYRSRSRSRSYSPRRY, via the exons atgtCTAATCGGCGAAGGCACATTGGCAATCGG GCTAATCCAGATCCAAATGCATGCCTGGGAGTGTTTGGCCTGAGCCTGTACACCACAGAGAGGGACCTGAGGGACGTCTTCTCTAAATATGGGCCCCTGGCAGATGTTTGCATCGTGTATGACCAGCAGTCGAGGCGCTCCAGGGGCTTTGCTTTTGTTTACTTTGAGAACAAAGATGATGCTAAAGAG GCAAAGGACCGAGCTAATGGCATGGAGCTGGATGGTCGCAGAATCCGTGTGGATTTCTCCATCACAAAGAGACCTCACACCCCAACCCCGGGAATCTACATGGGGCGACCCACATA TGGCGGAGGCGGTCCCGGTGGACCACGGCGCAATTCACGTGACTACGACCGTGGATATGACCGCGGATACGATAGAGGCGGATATGATCGTTATGACGACAGGGATTACTACAGATCATACAG acGAAGGTCACCTTCACCCTACTACAGAGGAGCATACAGATCCCGGTCAAGATCCCGGTCCTATTCTCCTC GTCGATATTGA